A stretch of the Ensifer sp. PDNC004 genome encodes the following:
- a CDS encoding ATPase inhibitor subunit zeta — protein sequence MTSMQDREKAFEAKFAMDEELRFKAEARRNKLLGLWAAGLLGKADADAYASEVVAADFEEAGHEDVVRKIKADFDAAGVAQSEEQIRVRMLELLGEAVQQLQSK from the coding sequence ATGACGTCGATGCAGGATCGCGAAAAGGCCTTCGAAGCAAAGTTTGCGATGGACGAAGAGCTGAGGTTCAAGGCTGAAGCGCGTCGCAACAAGCTGCTCGGCCTGTGGGCCGCCGGCCTGCTCGGCAAGGCCGACGCCGACGCCTATGCCAGCGAAGTGGTGGCTGCAGATTTCGAAGAAGCCGGCCATGAAGATGTCGTTCGCAAGATCAAGGCGGATTTCGATGCGGCAGGCGTTGCCCAGAGCGAGGAGCAGATCCGCGTGCGGATGCTCGAACTGCTCGGCGAAGC